A window of the Mucilaginibacter sp. cycad4 genome harbors these coding sequences:
- a CDS encoding helix-turn-helix transcriptional regulator → MLSLKSKFTETDSELARFARILALPVRVYIVRMIIENGNSISKKDICNVPLEMENILKHVAELKITGIIKVSGTKANTIYSIDIPLFNRMVSRFFSLFDNLNSTELLPAPPFSDPKIRSNTNKILKETSDNLNFGAFIKKHRLALKISQEKLSRETNIDRAELSRIECGKKNPGPEKLILLSKALYIDLDSLTKEYYSSRIVNMVEESGFSDVILKNVLARLNYFWPAV, encoded by the coding sequence ATGCTGTCATTAAAATCAAAATTTACTGAAACTGATAGTGAGCTTGCCCGCTTCGCCCGCATACTTGCACTCCCGGTAAGGGTTTACATAGTAAGAATGATTATTGAAAATGGCAATTCCATTAGTAAAAAAGATATTTGCAATGTGCCACTGGAAATGGAAAATATCCTGAAGCACGTGGCCGAGCTTAAGATAACGGGTATTATAAAGGTAAGCGGAACAAAAGCCAACACAATTTACAGCATAGATATTCCTTTGTTTAACCGGATGGTATCACGTTTTTTTTCGCTGTTTGATAATTTAAACAGTACTGAACTATTGCCTGCTCCGCCTTTTTCAGATCCCAAAATCAGGAGTAATACTAATAAAATACTTAAGGAAACTTCGGATAACCTCAACTTCGGAGCGTTTATAAAAAAACATCGTTTAGCATTAAAAATCTCGCAGGAAAAGTTAAGCCGGGAAACGAATATCGACCGGGCTGAACTAAGCCGGATTGAATGCGGAAAGAAAAACCCAGGCCCGGAAAAGCTAATATTATTGTCGAAAGCGCTTTATATTGACCTTGATAGCCTTACCAAAGAGTACTATAGCTCCAGGATAGTAAATATGGTTGAAGAAAGCGGTTTTAGTGACGTAATATTAAAAAATGTATTAGCCAGGCTAAATTATTTTTGGCCCGCTGTTTAA
- a CDS encoding TonB-dependent receptor domain-containing protein, with protein MNRIKTLLLLALSVFLINTGAFAQGNGKIVGKIIDQKTSETLIGATVGIEGSQRGAATNVDGSYVLADVKPGKYTLIIKYIGYQSKSISDVEVKAGAATTLDIALNTATSTALKEVVVKATYRQASVAALYAVQKNSASISDGISSELIKRSPDRSTSDVLKRVSGTTIQDNKFVVVRGLSDRYNTASLDGSPLPSTEPNRKAFSFDIVPANLIENIIISKTATPDIQGDFAGGNVQIITKDIPDQNFVSFGIGYGYNTQSTFKDFQSGFRATSDYFGFDDGTRKLVSNFPTTNQIVNKKLSTTQTIQSIRSLNNDFNIYKSTALPSQNYQLTIGNVKELSANKNRLGTTVALTYRNSQTIVPDLIQQFDNYNYHNAQYKFSTNVGALANFAYSFGKNKITLKNLYNRVFDDQFTYRTGSNSSNGSYDSRFYANDLLEKSLFKTTLEGEHALGPKSSKLKWNLGYSNIINDQPDQRKTNYRQSAAGESFYAQVTNLSKENARVFSHLTENIYSGKIDFNLPVNLFKQSTLKLGVNSQYRDRKFDARFIGLVINTNNSDYDINTILQRPIQTIFGPNLVNTGLYSLDEISNPTDRYNAHSLTNAGYAMLDSKFSEKIRIVYGLRVEKFNLKLRTEEVAVQQPRAELDNTDFLPSVNFTYSLTQKANFRASYYRTVARPEFRELAPFAYYDYELLATLQGEPDLKRTLIDNADLRYEFYPSAGQILSFSVFYKKFQNAIEPKIDDQNSSTTISYFNSKSAYVYGFEMEARKTLDFINGGSFFKTTTAYANLSINKSKVTNPDDGVVRLEKNRPLVGQSPYVINAGLQHTELDNKLSVNVLFNRLGKRIFYAGGERFSSVYEQPRNVLDFQVGYKVLKSKGEIKLSATDVLNQKYNFIYELDGKPYIPSGSGYIFRSYFPGSSYALSFNYTF; from the coding sequence ATGAACAGAATCAAAACTCTCCTCCTGTTAGCCTTATCTGTATTTCTCATTAACACTGGTGCTTTCGCCCAGGGTAACGGGAAAATTGTTGGTAAAATTATTGATCAAAAAACAAGCGAAACCCTTATTGGCGCTACAGTTGGTATTGAAGGTTCTCAAAGAGGGGCTGCTACTAACGTAGATGGAAGTTATGTATTAGCCGATGTGAAACCCGGAAAATATACGCTGATTATTAAATATATCGGCTATCAAAGCAAGTCGATATCAGATGTTGAGGTAAAGGCAGGAGCGGCTACTACGCTTGATATCGCCTTAAATACTGCAACTTCAACAGCGCTTAAAGAAGTAGTTGTAAAAGCTACTTACCGCCAGGCTTCGGTTGCTGCCTTATATGCAGTTCAAAAAAATAGCGCGTCTATCTCTGACGGTATCTCATCAGAGCTGATCAAAAGATCGCCTGATCGCAGTACAAGCGATGTTTTGAAAAGGGTAAGCGGTACTACTATACAGGACAATAAATTTGTTGTGGTAAGAGGTCTGAGCGATCGGTATAATACAGCTTCCTTAGATGGATCACCGCTGCCAAGTACCGAACCTAACCGTAAAGCCTTCTCTTTTGATATTGTACCCGCAAACCTTATTGAAAATATCATCATCAGCAAAACAGCTACTCCTGATATTCAGGGCGATTTTGCCGGCGGTAACGTGCAAATTATTACTAAAGATATCCCCGACCAAAACTTTGTAAGCTTTGGTATAGGTTATGGTTACAACACTCAAAGCACATTTAAAGATTTTCAAAGCGGTTTTCGCGCTACCAGCGATTACTTTGGTTTTGACGACGGAACCCGTAAGCTGGTGAGCAATTTTCCCACAACTAATCAAATTGTTAACAAAAAGTTAAGCACAACACAAACAATCCAATCAATAAGGAGCCTTAATAACGATTTTAATATTTATAAAAGCACTGCTTTGCCAAGTCAAAATTACCAGCTTACTATAGGTAACGTAAAAGAGCTTAGCGCTAATAAAAACAGGCTGGGTACTACTGTGGCTTTAACTTACCGCAACTCACAAACTATAGTGCCCGATTTGATACAACAGTTTGATAATTATAATTATCATAATGCGCAGTATAAATTTTCGACCAATGTTGGTGCGCTCGCAAATTTTGCCTATAGCTTTGGCAAAAATAAAATCACGCTAAAAAATCTTTACAATCGTGTTTTCGATGATCAGTTTACTTACCGTACAGGGTCAAATTCCAGTAACGGAAGTTACGATAGCCGTTTTTATGCTAATGACCTGCTCGAAAAATCGTTGTTTAAAACTACGCTCGAAGGCGAACATGCGCTTGGCCCCAAAAGTTCAAAGTTAAAATGGAACCTGGGTTACAGCAATATTATTAATGACCAGCCTGACCAGCGTAAAACCAATTATAGGCAAAGCGCTGCAGGGGAGTCATTTTATGCCCAGGTTACCAACCTGAGCAAAGAAAACGCCCGCGTTTTCTCGCATTTAACGGAAAATATCTACTCTGGTAAAATTGATTTTAACCTGCCGGTTAACTTGTTTAAACAAAGCACACTTAAGCTTGGTGTTAATTCACAATATCGCGACAGGAAATTTGATGCAAGATTTATTGGTCTTGTTATCAATACCAACAACTCCGATTACGATATCAATACCATATTGCAAAGGCCTATCCAAACTATTTTTGGCCCAAATCTTGTTAATACCGGTCTTTATTCGCTTGATGAAATTTCAAACCCAACAGACAGGTATAATGCCCACAGCTTAACCAACGCCGGCTATGCTATGCTGGATAGTAAGTTCAGCGAAAAAATCAGGATAGTATATGGTTTAAGGGTTGAAAAATTTAATCTAAAACTACGTACAGAAGAGGTTGCCGTACAACAGCCCCGCGCCGAGCTTGATAATACAGACTTTTTACCGTCAGTAAACTTCACTTATAGCTTAACGCAAAAAGCAAATTTCAGGGCGTCATATTACCGTACTGTCGCCCGTCCCGAATTTAGGGAACTTGCACCTTTTGCTTATTACGATTACGAGTTACTGGCAACCTTACAGGGTGAGCCTGATTTGAAACGTACACTGATTGATAATGCCGATTTGAGGTATGAATTTTATCCTTCTGCGGGGCAGATCTTATCTTTCTCAGTTTTTTATAAAAAATTCCAGAATGCTATCGAACCTAAAATAGACGATCAGAATTCTTCAACCACCATTAGCTATTTTAATTCAAAATCGGCGTATGTGTATGGTTTTGAGATGGAAGCCCGCAAAACGCTTGATTTTATAAATGGTGGTTCTTTCTTTAAAACCACTACAGCATATGCTAACCTTTCCATCAATAAATCAAAAGTGACCAACCCTGATGATGGCGTAGTAAGGCTTGAGAAAAACCGTCCGTTGGTGGGGCAATCACCATATGTGATAAACGCCGGCTTGCAGCATACTGAGCTCGACAATAAGTTATCAGTGAACGTATTGTTTAACAGGCTTGGTAAAAGGATCTTTTATGCCGGCGGCGAAAGGTTTTCGAGCGTATATGAGCAACCGAGAAATGTGCTTGACTTTCAGGTTGGTTACAAAGTGCTGAAAAGTAAAGGCGAGATCAAGTTAAGCGCTACGGATGTACTTAACCAGAAATACAATTTCATATATGAGCTTGATGGCAAGCCTTATATCCCATCCGGATCGGGTTATATATTCAGGAGTTACTTCCCTGGTTCAAGCTATGCCCTTTCATTCAACTATACCTTTTAA
- a CDS encoding metalloregulator ArsR/SmtB family transcription factor: MANHKKTEFAATDQDISMIAKALSHPARIAIMRILAQHRHFTCGEIVEILPLAQPTVSHHLKELMDARLIMVAIDGKKSLYDVNWPTWNRYTAEFENMLSAINNAEQQA, translated from the coding sequence ATGGCTAATCACAAAAAGACTGAGTTTGCCGCAACAGACCAGGATATATCAATGATAGCAAAGGCGCTGTCGCACCCGGCAAGAATCGCTATTATGCGTATTTTGGCGCAGCACCGGCATTTTACCTGCGGCGAAATAGTTGAAATACTTCCGTTAGCCCAACCAACGGTGTCCCATCATTTAAAAGAATTGATGGATGCCAGGCTGATCATGGTTGCAATTGACGGTAAAAAATCATTGTATGATGTAAACTGGCCAACATGGAACAGGTATACTGCCGAATTTGAAAATATGCTCAGTGCTATTAACAATGCGGAACAGCAGGCCTGA
- a CDS encoding helix-turn-helix transcriptional regulator → MPYFNLKFSDTDKELANFAKALALPVRIAIVRIIMTNGNLVSKENLYSIPFNQETITKHLAELKRMGIVKTHGLRSSIKYSLDERLFRQMADGFAMLFENMRAFEHELQNY, encoded by the coding sequence ATGCCTTATTTCAACTTAAAGTTTTCAGACACCGATAAGGAACTTGCTAATTTTGCAAAAGCACTCGCCCTACCTGTCAGGATTGCTATTGTCCGTATCATTATGACTAACGGCAATTTAGTATCAAAAGAAAATTTATATAGCATCCCGTTTAACCAGGAAACAATAACCAAGCATCTTGCTGAATTAAAACGGATGGGTATTGTGAAGACTCATGGCTTGCGTAGCTCAATTAAATACAGCCTCGATGAACGGTTGTTTCGGCAAATGGCCGATGGATTTGCAATGCTATTTGAAAATATGAGGGCATTTGAGCATGAGCTGCAGAATTACTGA
- a CDS encoding site-specific integrase has protein sequence MKTNFSLLFYLKKQKNYKFGPAAIYMRITVNGKRSENSTGRECEPSRWNAHAGRANGTKEVTKSLNAYLDDLQKKVYEAHSQLTEADEMITAESIRNKFMGKGEQPRSLIEIFKDHNQKVAALIGKEYTKGTLTRYQTALKHTVDFLKWKHNLTDIDIRKVDHAFLMDFEFYLRSERKCANNSAIKYIRNFGKIIRICIANRWLTYDPFLNYKNKIKTVDRVFLTTEEIQEMADKDMATERLTQVRDIFLFCCFTGLAYADVKKLRKWDIVIGIDGEKWITIKRQKTDTPSRIPLLPAATTLIQRYAEHPQCESSGRVLPVLSNQKMNAYLKEIADVCAIAKPITFHIARHTFATTVTLLNGVPIESVSKMLGHTNIQTTQHYAKILDIKVGADMALLKKRLAPPPRTIKPRQRPNQLLIQKGNQEYE, from the coding sequence ATGAAAACTAATTTTAGCCTGCTTTTCTATTTGAAAAAGCAAAAGAACTACAAATTCGGCCCTGCCGCTATCTACATGCGAATTACCGTTAATGGTAAGCGATCTGAAAACTCCACAGGGCGTGAATGCGAGCCATCCCGCTGGAATGCCCATGCCGGGCGCGCCAATGGTACTAAGGAAGTAACAAAGTCGCTAAATGCTTATTTAGACGATCTGCAAAAGAAAGTCTATGAAGCCCACAGCCAGTTAACCGAAGCGGACGAAATGATCACAGCGGAAAGCATCCGCAACAAGTTTATGGGCAAAGGCGAACAGCCACGATCTTTAATTGAAATATTTAAAGACCACAATCAAAAAGTAGCTGCGCTTATTGGCAAGGAATATACCAAAGGCACTTTGACCCGCTACCAGACCGCCCTAAAGCATACCGTAGACTTCCTGAAATGGAAACATAACTTAACCGATATAGATATTAGAAAGGTAGATCATGCCTTTCTGATGGATTTTGAATTTTACCTGCGTTCTGAACGTAAGTGTGCCAATAATTCTGCGATTAAGTATATCCGCAACTTTGGCAAGATCATACGTATTTGTATCGCCAACCGCTGGCTGACGTATGACCCGTTTTTAAATTATAAGAACAAGATCAAAACCGTTGACCGGGTTTTCTTAACCACAGAAGAAATACAGGAAATGGCAGATAAGGACATGGCTACCGAACGGTTAACACAGGTACGGGATATTTTCCTGTTCTGCTGTTTTACCGGGCTGGCCTACGCTGATGTAAAGAAGCTTCGTAAATGGGATATAGTAATCGGTATTGACGGTGAGAAATGGATTACCATTAAAAGGCAAAAGACCGATACCCCATCACGTATTCCTTTATTGCCTGCCGCCACTACCCTGATACAACGTTATGCCGAACACCCGCAATGTGAAAGCAGTGGCAGGGTGTTACCGGTATTGAGCAATCAGAAAATGAATGCTTATCTTAAAGAGATCGCGGATGTATGTGCCATAGCAAAGCCGATCACCTTTCATATTGCCCGCCATACATTCGCCACTACGGTAACGCTTTTGAACGGTGTCCCGATTGAAAGCGTGTCGAAAATGTTAGGCCATACCAATATCCAAACCACACAGCACTATGCGAAGATTTTGGATATTAAAGTCGGTGCGGATATGGCTTTGCTGAAAAAGAGGCTTGCACCACCACCAAGAACCATTAAGCCGAGGCAAAGGCCAAATCAACTGCTAATTCAGAAAGGAAACCAGGAATATGAGTAA
- a CDS encoding ORF6N domain-containing protein, whose product MSKEISIPEERVLTKIILIGNEKVILDVHLAELYGVETRALKQAVKRNLGRFPPDFMYELTELEVEEVVSQNVIPHKKFFGGAVPYAFTETGVAMLSSVLKSEKAVEMNILIIRTFVTLRKMALNHKEIMQKLEAMELGNSKKFKEIYEALNFLLNPPNPPRKRIGYKSDDL is encoded by the coding sequence ATGAGTAAAGAGATCAGCATTCCCGAAGAAAGGGTATTAACAAAAATCATTTTGATCGGGAACGAGAAAGTAATTTTAGACGTACATCTTGCCGAGTTATACGGCGTGGAAACCAGGGCCTTGAAACAGGCCGTCAAAAGAAATTTAGGCAGGTTCCCGCCCGATTTTATGTATGAACTTACGGAACTGGAGGTTGAGGAAGTGGTATCACAAAATGTGATACCACACAAAAAGTTCTTTGGGGGTGCCGTCCCCTACGCCTTTACGGAAACAGGGGTAGCCATGTTAAGTTCGGTATTAAAAAGCGAAAAGGCGGTAGAAATGAATATCCTGATTATCCGCACATTTGTGACGTTAAGGAAAATGGCCTTAAATCATAAGGAGATCATGCAGAAGCTGGAAGCAATGGAATTGGGAAACAGCAAAAAATTCAAGGAAATTTACGAGGCTTTAAATTTTCTGTTAAACCCGCCCAATCCGCCCCGGAAACGCATCGGCTATAAGTCAGATGATCTATAA
- a CDS encoding helix-turn-helix transcriptional regulator — MLYYFNFPNHLQGEMVSETDKGILIQFGIRLKSLRQAKKLTLRKMALLCNVEYADIQRYENGKLNVTLLSIAELAKALEVEPKDLLNFDKEI; from the coding sequence ATGTTATATTATTTCAACTTTCCTAATCATTTACAAGGAGAAATGGTTAGCGAAACAGATAAAGGAATATTAATACAATTCGGAATACGGCTTAAATCTTTAAGACAGGCTAAAAAACTGACCTTACGGAAAATGGCTTTGTTATGTAATGTTGAGTATGCTGATATTCAACGCTATGAAAATGGAAAATTAAATGTAACGCTACTCTCTATCGCGGAACTGGCTAAGGCGTTGGAAGTGGAGCCTAAAGATTTATTAAACTTTGATAAAGAAATATAG
- a CDS encoding helix-turn-helix domain-containing protein, with protein sequence MTTLDLITKQDLEQFKNELFAELKKLGINPTTEQSGKQWLKSAEVRKLLKISPGTLQNLRINGTLSYTTVGSILYYKYEDILKILERNTIKN encoded by the coding sequence ATGACCACATTAGATTTAATCACCAAACAAGACCTCGAACAGTTCAAGAACGAACTGTTTGCAGAGTTAAAGAAACTCGGTATCAACCCCACTACCGAACAGTCCGGCAAACAATGGCTCAAAAGCGCCGAAGTGCGCAAACTGCTGAAAATCTCTCCCGGCACCTTACAGAACCTGCGTATCAACGGCACCTTATCCTATACAACAGTTGGCAGCATCCTGTATTACAAATACGAGGACATCTTAAAAATACTGGAACGCAACACCATTAAAAACTAA
- a CDS encoding BfmA/BtgA family mobilization protein — protein MSTRDNYKKTLRFSDETDEKLGKLADKCGLSKFQFFNLMVEYFHRTKKDPRDVNDEMLKSTLLKNHDTYIRFIRAQEEKILIPVKTEIDRMIQSQLKIIDFFNTRVLKANTDQADRQEQFSQKLRETVQLLKLIVEKTDTKENLKVKFLYILNTYIKTREAFGFTSSAKDKDDLIQLTRQQIAKL, from the coding sequence ATGAGTACAAGAGATAACTATAAAAAGACACTGCGCTTTTCCGATGAAACAGATGAAAAATTGGGTAAGCTGGCTGATAAGTGCGGCCTCAGCAAGTTCCAGTTTTTCAACCTGATGGTTGAATATTTTCACCGGACTAAAAAAGATCCGCGAGACGTGAACGATGAAATGCTGAAAAGTACATTGCTGAAAAATCACGATACCTACATCCGCTTCATTCGGGCCCAGGAAGAAAAAATATTGATACCAGTTAAGACGGAGATAGACCGCATGATACAATCGCAGCTAAAGATCATAGATTTTTTTAATACGCGTGTTCTGAAGGCTAATACCGATCAGGCCGACCGTCAGGAACAGTTTAGTCAAAAACTTAGGGAGACAGTACAGTTATTAAAACTTATTGTGGAAAAGACAGATACGAAGGAAAATCTGAAAGTGAAATTTCTTTATATCCTCAACACCTATATCAAAACAAGAGAAGCATTCGGTTTCACCTCATCTGCAAAGGATAAGGACGACTTGATACAGCTTACACGGCAACAGATTGCCAAACTATAA